A single region of the Chelmon rostratus isolate fCheRos1 chromosome 5, fCheRos1.pri, whole genome shotgun sequence genome encodes:
- the LOC121606240 gene encoding C2 calcium-dependent domain-containing protein 4C, which yields MWVLGKIRESMESIPLELSRYMGKSEEDIFLSSKASLSLNLHNNILTPDKIPEFCLPPRLCKRSPLQASETTVPNLHGQNKVPKSSTSSNTTHVKAKDVKIKNGDASVSWKATKKPLPFSAEGYGLDGIYESLNTRRKESLFHSKCPVYILDRSAPTEAPRLAKETNLPKKTSGFLPLFLCKSRSETGSTESETPSTSDSSPLRSPYSAKFSSYIPSGCGRLKGAASCPSLIGSGENRRRWKRGGLSLTTSPSCPPSLKGSSLTLAPPVLFPVDVPQCKERPWREHVLRMQGRGKVRLFAEHTTFSTDTISPFSTVRVHMVSVEGLWDETDQRTLNCAVNLCLTPGKLQRQESATIRNCHSPVFNEDFFFTDLRREDLMELQLRLKVVDKPASGTLRRGTVIGGITKPLCQLVPLKNK from the coding sequence ATGTGGGTGCTTGGGAAGATCAGGGAGAGCATGGAGAGCATTCCTCTAGAGCTGAGTCGTTACATGGGGAAGAGTGAGGAGGATATCTTTCTCTCTTCAAAGGccagtctctctctcaatcTGCACAACAACATCCTAACCCCAGACAAGATCCCAGAGTTCTGCCTGCCACCACGGCTTTGCAAGAGAAGCCCTCTGCAGGCATCAGAGACCACTGTACCTAACCTGCACGGTCAGAACAAGGTACCCAAGAGCAGCACTTCTTCAAACACTACACATGTAAAGGCAAAGGATGTGAAGATAAAGAATGGCGATGCATCAGTGTCTTGGAAAGCGACAAAGAAACCCTTGCCATTCTCTGCAGAGGGGTATGGCCTGGATGGGATTTATGAGAGCCTCAACACTCGAAGGAAAGAGTCTTTGTTCCACTCTAAGTGCCCTGTCTACATACTTGATAGAAGTGCTCCTACTGAAGCACCTAGGCTGGCAAAGGAGACAAACCTACCCAAGAAAACTTCTGGGTTTCTCCCTTTGTTTTTATGCAAGAGCCGATCAGAGACAGGAAGTACAGAAAGTGAAACACCATCGACTAGTGACTCCTCTCCCCTCAGGTCCCCTTATAGTGCTAAATTCTCCTCTTACATCCCATCAGGCTGTGGCCGTCTTAAAGGAGCAGCATCCTGTCCTTCCTTAATTGGCAGCGGGGAGAACAGAAGGAGGTGGAAGAGGGGGGGGTTAAGTTTAACAACCTCTCCCAGTTGCCCTCCAAGCTTAAAAGGAAGCTCACTCACCTTAGCACCACCTGTCCTCTTCCCAGTGGATGTTCCGCAGTGCAAGGAGAGACCTTGGCGCGAGCATGTCCTCCGTATGCAGGGCCGTGGTAAAGTGCGCCTCTTCGCTGAGCACACCACATTCTCCACCGACACAATCTCACCCTTTTCCACAGTCAGAGTCCATATGGTGTCTGTGGAAGGCCTGTGGGATGAAACTGACCAACGAACCCTGAACTGTGCAGTGAATCTGTGTCTGACTCCGGGGAAGCTGCAGCGGCAGGAGAGCGCCACCATCAGGAACTGCCACAGCCCTGTGTTTAACGAAGATTTCTTCTTTACAGACCTCAGAAGAGAGGATCTCATGGAACTGCAGCTCAGGTTAAAAGTGGTGGATAAACCTGCATCTGGAACACTGAGGAGAGGGACCGTGATCGGAGGGATCACCAAACCACTGTGTCAGTTAGTCCCTCTTAAAAACAAGTAG
- the foxb2 gene encoding forkhead box protein B2: protein MPRPGKNSYSDQKPPYSYISLTAMAIQNSTDKMLPLSDIYKFIMDRFPYYRENTQRWQNSLRHNLSFNDCFIKIPRRPDQPGKGSFWALHPDCGDMFENGSFLRRRKRFKVMRAEHMACKSSQMMHYFHHHHHHPGSKLGTATGHHEHSAGPANTVGRLPHFQGYGGIACAQPGGFKHPFAIENIIGRDYKGVMASGLPLTSVMHHLGYPVPPQLSSVVNSMWPHVGMLSESMGGVPVPASSEYAPFSMSAKGLYHNANGQTLPAVPVPIKPTPSMGPVPGLTGLQSGPTQLCSPASVMEKSDLLEGKGNPLHPALLLS from the coding sequence ATGCCTCGTCCTGGGAAGAACTCTTACAGCGACCAGAAGCCTCCATACTCCTACATATCTCTGACAGCGATGGCTATCCAGAACTCAACTGACAAGATGCTGCCGCTGAGTGACATTTACAAGTTCATCATGGACCGGTTTCCGTATTACCGAGAGAATACGCAGCGGTGGCAGAATTCCCTGCGACACAACCTCTCCTTTAACGACTGCTTCATCAAGATCCCCCGGCGGCCTGACCAGCCCGGCAAAGGCAGCTTTTGGGCTCTGCACCCGGACTGCGGTGACATGTTTGAAAATGGCAGCTTCCTGAGGAGACGGAAGCGCTTCAAGGTAATGCGCGCTGAGCATATGGCCTGCAAGAGCTCCCAGATGATGCATTACtttcaccatcaccaccaccacccggGTAGCAAGCTGGGCACGGCAACCGGCCACCATGAGCACTCAGCCGGCCCGGCAAACACCGTTGGTCGGCTCCCTCACTTTCAGGGTTACGGGGGCATCGCTTGCGCACAGCCTGGTGGGTTTAAACACCCATTCGCCATTGAGAACATTATAGGACGGGACTACAAGGGTGTGATGGCCAGCGGGCTCCCACTCACCTCGGTCATGCACCACCTAGGTTACCCGGTGCCCCCGCAGCTCAGCAGCGTGGTTAACTCCATGTGGCCGCACGTCGGGATGCTGTCGGAATCCATGGGTGGCGTGCCCGTCCCTGCATCATCTGAGTACGCGCCCTTCAGTATGTCAGCAAAGGGCCTGTACCACAATGCCAACGGGCAAACCCTGCCCGCCGTTCCTGTGCCAATAAAACCCACCCCATCCATGGGTCCCGTGCCCGGTTTGACGGGGCTGCAGTCCGGCCCGACCCAGCTCTGCTCACCGGCCTCAGTGATGGAGAAAAGCGATCTGCTAGAGGGGAAAGGCAACCCTCTACACCCGGCCCTCCTGCTGTCCTAA